A region of the Pseudorca crassidens isolate mPseCra1 chromosome 9, mPseCra1.hap1, whole genome shotgun sequence genome:
CAAGTAAGAATGTAAAATCATGAATGGATTTTTCATTTCATCAGATGCTTTTTTGGTACCTATAAGAGGATGGTagttttcatttactttgttaATATTCTGAATTATACCATTAAATTTTCCAATGTTGAATCATCCTTCCTTTCtatttggtcatgatgtattattcttttattatattgCTGTATTTCGTTGGATAACATTCCAGTTTATGTTTTCATCTATGCTTATAAACAAAGATGGcctgtagctttatttttttattgtcctTTTTTCGTTTTGCTATCAGAGATCAGAATAGCCTCATCTGAGTAGCTTTCCAACTTTTTCTATGCTCTGAGACAATTTGCACAATAAgagttaactgtttcttgcaacttttctagaTTCACATATAAAATGATGTGTCCCCTGGACTTTCAGGGGTCATACTTTGAACCAGCTTCTTATACTGGGGTATTATTCAAGCTTTGTGGTGTTTCTTGGATCCATTTTGGATATGTTTCCTCTccagaaaattattcttttctcttatcttttgaaAATCTTGCTGTCACGTTTCTCCTAAGATTCTCTtttgagattttaaaagttcttttgtgCACTGTTTCATTCCTAGTGgtttattttccccttctttcttaggCTCAGTTATGCCCATGTTTTATTGCTATCATTAATTTCTTCCAAGAATACTTTTGGTCATCAGTGTTTGGTGTTGtatgtgttttctttcattaactttgtctttattctttgttattttttactcctaccccttctttctcttctttattttgtaGCTTCTTCAATTGAATGTTtagttcatatatttttaatcacccttgctttttcttttggtaCGATGAAAGATATTTGTCTCCTTTAATGCTTTTAACcctaaactatatttttaaatttatttaaataattaaaaaaattatttcacagaAATTTGTAAAAATCATCATAACTTGATGATTTTTGACAGTGAGCCATTCTGATGGCTGTGTAACCAGCACCTGGCTTCAGGATAGAATATTCACATTTTTCTAGAGACTTCCTCACTCCCCCACTCACAACCTCTCTCTTTCACAAAGGTAACCACTGCTCTGACTTCTAACAGATTACGTTGCctgctttttctctttatataaatggaagcaaaGAATAGGTATTCTTTTGAGTCTGGATAATTTTGCTCAGTATTCTGTTTATAgaattattcttatattttcatgtagttcttatttatcttcattgctgtattgtattccattgtatgaatatactacaatGTAATTAACCATTCTAATGTTGActggcatttgagttgtttccagtgtttggctACTGAAATAATGTTGTTCTGAACATTCTTGGACTTGACTTTCATTGCACAGACATATACATATCCTAGGCATGAATCATAGCACATGGGTAAATTCAATTTTAGTGGATACTGTCCAAATAGTTTTTCGAAGTGAATGTAATGATTTCCATTCTCCTTACTAGAGTACAGGAATTTCCACTGTTCACAACAACATCATTTCTTGTCCTGTCAATCTTATGAAATTTTAGCCTTTCTTTGAATATGCAATTATATTCCATGGTGGTGTTTTATTTGTAGTTCCCTAGTAACTCTTTCCAAACATTAGTTTGCAACCTGTctctattgtattttttcttagcttttgtttcCAACACTGCCCTGAAGACACTACATTTGAGATACCCACCCAGGGCTGGGTGGTGATTCACTAGAGCTCAAGAGACCAGAGCCAAGTGTCAACCAAGGACATCAcagacttgcaggctcagcagcaTCAGTCCAGAGCAAGGCTTCTGCCCAGTGTGGAGTCCCCGGCAGAATCAGCAAGCCTAAGAAATATTATCAACTCATTGCATTAAAGTCTACTGGGGGTTCCTGCTGATATACTCCAACCCATTTTTGAAAAAGTAGTGTTTTCCAGCATCCTCACCTATCCAGAACATAAGTAAAAGCTTGGGAGTTTCTTGCTTATTAATGAAAGCTATGAAGTCTAAGTCCAACTGGGCCCAGAACCCAAGTTGTGGCATAATGGTATTTCGTCCAACCAAAGAAGAGTTTAATGATTTCAATAAATACATTGCTTATATGGAATCCCAAGGTGCACACCGAGCAGGCCTGGCTAAGATCATTCCACCCCAGGACTGGAAAGCCAGAGAGACCTATGTGACATCGATGACATCTTAATAGCCGCTCCGCTCCAGCCGGTGATTTCTGGGCAGGCAGGTGTGTTTACTCAGcaccacaaaaagaagaaagccaTGACCGTGAGCGAGTATCGCCGCTTAACAAACAGTGAAACACACCAGACTCCATTCTACTCTGATTTTGAGGATCTGGAGCGAAAATATTGGAAAACGCGCCCCTATGGTTCACCAGTATATGGTGCGGACGTCAGTGGCTCCTTATTCGATGAAAACACGAAGCAGTGGAACCTTGGACACCTGGGAACCATTCAGGACCTGCTGGAACAGGAGTGCGGAGTGGTCATCGAAGGCATCAACACCCCCTGCCTTTACTTCGGGATGTGGAAGACCGCCTTCGCCTGGCACACGGAGGACATGGACCTTTACAGCGTCGACTACCTGCACTTCGGGGAGCCCAAGACTTGGTACGTGGTGCCCCTGGAGCACGGCCGGCGCCTGGAACGCCTGGCCAGGGAGCTTTTCCCGGGCAGCTCGCGGGGCTGTGAGGCCTTCCTGCGGCACAAGGTGGCTCTCATCTCGCCCACGGTCCTCAAGGACAACGGCATCCCCTTCGATCGGGTCACTCAGGAGGCTGGAGAGTTCATCGTGACGTTTGCCTATGGCTACCACTCCGGCTTCAACCACGGTTTCAACTGCGCGGAAGCCATCAATTTCGCCTCCCCGCGTTGGATTGATTATGGCAAAGTGGCATCGCAGTGCAGCTGCGGGGAGGCCCGGGTCGCCTTCTCCATGGACGCCTTCGTGCGCATCCTGCAACCGGAGCGCTACGAGCTGTGGAAACGCGGGCAGGACTGGACCGTGGTGGACCACACGCAGCCCACGGTGCCCAGCAGCCAGTTCCTGAACGCCTGGAGGGAGGTCCGCGCGCCTGGGGGACCCGCGCTCCGCCGGAGGCACTGTCCGTCCCGCAGCGCCTCGCACCGCCGTCCGCCCGTGGCCGCCTGCCATGGGACCCACTGTCGAGCCCCTGTGGATCCTGCGTCCCCGCCCCCCTAGCCGGCCTGGGGTTCTTGCTCTGCTGCCCAGTTCGGGGCTGCGGCTGCCTACAGCTCCGCGGAACCCGGTCTGACTCCGCCGCTGACCGCAGGTCCATCTGCTGCGGATCTCCCCCTACCTGGACGATACGGTGCTCGTCGTCGTCCTCAGGAAGAGGGGACTTAGGATCCGACTGTCCGGGCCCGGACTAAGAGGCGCTTGTCCTTAGACACAACACTCCCATCTCTGGACTTAGAAGCTCAGCTCCCGTTTGCCGGCGATCCGTTGATGGACAACCCTGCATTGCTGAGCCCATGGCTGCAGCATCCTTCTAAGCCTTCCGGGTGCTGTTGCGCCCCTGATCTTCAACCCTTGGGTCCTCCATTGGATCCCGAAAATGCGATGCACCCTGGCCCATGCCTGCCATCTCTGGAGGGTATTACATCCAGTGTCCTTGACAGCCTCCCTTTGATTCCTCCCAACGTTCCTGGGACTGTGAGAGTGTTTCCCAGGGACGATGCTGGGAACTGCAGGGCCCCCGTGAACTTATGTGAGGGTTTAAGTTTGGACCAATCTTATGCCTCTAGGAGTCTTGTCCCAGCTGCAGAGACCAGTCTCCCGCACACCCTTGACTGTGATCCCCTGGGACTAAAGCTAGAGGCACCTGCATCTCTTGAGTCCTGCGAGGAATTCCTCACCAATGCATGGTATTCAATCTGTGAGCCCATGACTACTGAAGAATTTGCTAAATGTGACTTTATCTGACCCTCCACCCCAGAAACCACagaagctctttttttaaaaaaataaatgtatttatttttggttgcattgggtctttgttgctgcgcgtgggcatTCTATAGTTGTAGcaagcagggggctactcttcatcgtggtgcgtgggcttattgcagtggcttctcttgttgcagagcatgagctctaggcacacaggcttcggtagtttggcacgtgggcttagtagttgtggctcgtgggctctagagctcagattcagtaggtgtggtgcatgggcttagttgctccgtggcatgtgggatcttcccgggccagggctcgaacctgtgtcccctgcattggcaggtggattcttaaccactgcaccaccagggaagtctctaaaaGAATCATCTTTAATGGATATGGGTTCAGTCAGAGATTCTAAAACTGCGGTCCAGCACCAACAGCAGCATCTCATAATTTGTTAGATGTGCAAACTCTGTGGCTCCAcctcagatctactgaatcaagAGTCTTTGTGGTTGGGCTTccctcagcctgcgcgtccggagcctgtgctccggaacgggagagaccacaagagtgagaggcccgcgtaccgaaaaaaaaaaaaaagaatctttgtgGTTGAAGCCTAGCAAGCTGTGGTTTGACAAgccctgcaggtgattctgatgcacctACTAGGCTAAGTCAGTCTTGATAATTAACATCAAATCTGACTAGGATCCCTTCTTATAAAGGAAACAAAGCACAGCTGGGAAGGGCAGCTTCTTTTGCCCTCTCTCGTCTCCTCCCCTTCCTGAATGTGGACAGTGGGCAGGGATACAGAGAATCAGTTCCTGGTGTTGGGGACAGACAAAATCAGGCAACAGGGGTTCCTTGAGACAAAGCATCAACTAGAAGGTGAGAAAAGTGAGttgtataaaacaaaattacCTTGCTTCTGGTTACTGTTAGTTTGTTTTTCCCTGTAGTTTGAATTAAGCGTTTAATCAAAGTTCCAACCTCATCTCTGCCCCTTGCTTGAATAAAAATTAGACCAGGACCATATTATGTGGAACAAACCCACCTGTGGTCACCTTGATGGTAATGGGGGTTATCCAGAAAACCTTCAAAGAAGTGGAATTGGAGTGAGAACTGGCCTCTGCACCTGGagactcccctcccctctttgGCAGGTTCTGAGTTTGCTCCTATTAATGAAAGAGGCTTCATTATAGTTCATACAAATGTCTGTGGGTACCATAGGGTTAACCAACTACATCTCCTCTTCTAATACAATCTTGCACTCATATTTTTGCTACTTGcaaaaaaatctgtaaagtacaaaataacaaaaataaactgttttAACCCAGAATACATAAGTAGCCTTTATTAatgattttgttaatatttttgtatacttctttttaaattttgtgttccattggagaaaattttattaagaaaattagcCAACAAAATTTACTGGGATTGACTGGTAAGATTGCTTTTATATATATTGAAAGAAGGAttgaggggaagagaaagaaaagatccacaTGGTGTGAAATCAGTTGCAGTGTTGATATCCTTCTTGGGAAAAATTCAGAAGCAAATCTTCTAGGGATGAGATGATGTTTTCAAAGGTATTTCACATATCACAgcaatttctgtatatttttgaaaacctCTGAGTGTGTGTGAGCTTACAGGCACACATGCAAatgagaaggggagagaagaaagtCAGATATTCCCACCCTTCTGAAAGACTTTAATCTTTGAGGGGATCTTGTCTCTGGagaaaaatagcaagaaaaagaGGCCATGTTTTTCAAGGataaatgaaattcagaaattttttttctcttttatctgctttttctttttttttttttaattgtgagaaGCTGGTTTCAGGTAAGTGATAGGCTAAGCAGGGGTGATTATTGATGAAAGATTTCATATAATGGCTTTGAAAGGAatagtacagatttttttttttactgttatcgTTCACTGAATTGGTTTGTATAAAGGAGGAAATTCATCCAATTTGTTCTTGTGGttattccttccctctttctgtgAGTTTATTACTTATTTCAAGGAACAGAGGGGAGAAGAGCCCCACTTAGAACCTTTGACACCAGGAGCCTTCTTAAATGTCTGTTTTCATGTAAACCCAGGATGGGGCTTGTGGGCATTCCCACCTAGGAATATTGTACTCATGCTGCAGTGGCCAAATCTCcaaaagaatgaggaatggggAGAAGCTATGAGAAGCTCTGCTCTGTGTAATAGTAGGGTGCTTGTTCTCAGTGCTAGAACGGGGGCtgtgatgcagaactccctaatCTAAGGGAGCTGTATTCAGAGACAATTGGCAGGCTATGGCATGATCAAGCAAAAGGAAACCTGAGTCCTGGTTGTGGGCTGATTGGGTCTCCGGGGGAAAAGAGAATCCCAGGACTCATGAACTCACTTCTTCATGCTTTACTATGCCTAGAGTCCTCACACAGCTTCAGTATGTCTCCCATCTCTTTGTGGCTCCACTAGGAGCCTAAAGGGATCCTGATGTCATCTACCTCTAAGGGCAGCTGAGACCCTCTGGCTCTGAGAAACTCTTATTAAAAGCCACACCAAGGTTCAAGAGCGTGGTGGAGCAGTCTAGGGATTCATTTTAGGAGGTGTGGGAGCATGAAAAAGCGTTTTACTGCTACCCTACAAATTGAGAACTAAATGAAAGAAGGTCCAACTAACTAAAGCCCACCTCCTTGATTGTGAGTTCCTTAGCTGAGACCTTTGGCCATTTCCTACTGTGTCTTTTAAGCCAGGTTGAAGAGCTCCAAGTAGAGATACTTGAGATCTGTTACTATCGTGGGTCATGATATGGAGAGTGGGGGTGGGACTTAGAATGCTGAGTGTGAAAAACAGATGAAATCTCCACTCTGGGTTATATACAGATATGTCTGTTTTCCTACATCATTCTTCTACAACAAATTTCAAAgttttgaaaatcttttaaatgcTTTCCCTGTTTCATCAACTACTGTCTCACATTTgggttttccctctctctctcttgctcgaTTTTTATTACCTTTGCTTCAATTcctgtatttttgcttttctcgTGAGtgagctccctctctctcttgttGTCATTTTGTTCATGTACTCAATAATAGTAGTAATTAAAACTTCTGCAAGGCACTGATCCAATTACCCCCCCTTTGAGATAGGTACCTAGTTTGTTTTGCAAATGGGAGCATGGCCGCATCTCATCTCAAGTTGACCAGGGCTAGTGAACAATGGGTCTGAGAATCAAACTCAGCAGTTTAGCTTCAgggcctgtgctcttaaccacaggCCACAGTGCTCTCCACTGTCTTTTTCACTTTGGGTGTTCAGAAACAGCAGAAGCTTCATGCCAACTCCTTGAAATGGGATTTTCTACCACCGagaataattttgaaatgtgCAGGAAGTTTTGCCTGTTGCCTCCCATATCCGTATCTCATATTGTCTACAACCCTGCTGAAATTCCCCAAGGATTATCTCTCTTTTGGATTTGTTGGCACATCTATTAAAGTAAGGACAGTTTACTTTGGTCCAGGCACTGTTTGAACCTCTTCTTCTCTATATCTGCCCGCAGGGTCACAGTAACCCTTTTATGCTAATTTCTCTACAAATGCATCTCTTCTTTTGCACTGCTTTCTCTAAGTTCCTCTCTACTCCTGATGTCTCTATTGTTCTAATCTCATCTCTGATCCTTTACCTGGACTttactttcctcttcctttcttcctattaCATAATCCCAAATACCCCTTGTCCTGTTAGGCGTGACCTCCTCACATGTTTGTGGAATCAGTCAGGACAggagaaccttcactccagcttCTGGAAATGAGGCCACATCACAGGAACGTGACTGAACATTCTGGAAAACTTCTTTGGCCACTTCCTCCCTTTGATCCTACATCTTTATTGCTGGGTCTCAGGTAAGAACAAGCAGCAGCCATTTCTCACTCTGGGATATTTAGATGATCAACACATCTTTTGTTATGAAAGTGAAGAGCAAGGCAGAGCCCTGGAATGTGGGTAGAGACATTCCAGACTTTTGTACTGAGATCCGGGCCAGACAGAGGactgaaggagaaggagaaagatgtCAGAGTGATTTTGTCAGACATCATGGTTCAGTAGGGCCAGAGGAGAGGTGCATATAAGAAGACAGTCAAAATCCTGTGGCAAGGACAGGGCCTGTTCCTTCACAGCAGAATGGTAATATAGACACTAGATTTTTGCAAAGAGATGCCATGTCTCAGAGCCAGCATCAGAAACTTCCACAATCCAGAAGAGTGGGAGGCCACAAGAACTAGGCTGACTGTCCCTTCAGAGTATGGGAGGCACGGGGACTGTGAGAATAGAACAATTTCTGTCTGAGAGTGGGGGCAAGTTTCAGTCTCTTCGGGCCACACTTACTGGTAAGGTCCAGTGGATGACTCAGCTATGGGTTTTTAACATCTGTCTATTAAAGGCAGGATATGCCACCCTCTACTCAGAAATACTCCCATGGACAGAAGTCCACAAGGCCCATATTAATAAGACTTTCAGTGAAATATGGAGACATCAGAAGGGGTTTCCTGCAGAGGAGAGGTACTGACCTTCTTCACCACTCAGTCCTAGAATCACCAAGTCTTTTCCTGGTGCTCTATGAGGAGATGAACATCTCTCCCACTCAGTATTGTGCATATCTGTGTCAACACTCTTTTACTATGTTGTATTCAGAGTAATTGTGCAGTTGTCCTTGAAGGGCCCCACAACAGAAGAAGTATTTACTGTGCCAATTTTCCAGAGAACTAGAGATGCATTTAATAGAAATGTGGAGCTTGAAGTGTGGAGCTATCTCATTGAATCCACTATATCCAGGGCCCTCACTCTCTGGATGCAGATCCCTGAGATCAGCTTCTTAGGAAGAGCGGATATAGCGGGTTTTATTCCTCCCCTCCTTACCCCCAAATAGACTCAACAATATATCCCATCCCTCATTCTCTTCCTACAATGTAACTTCAATACTGCTCCCCGTCGAAAGTGTTCCGTCCCTTTGAACACGGGTAGGGTTGTGGCAATAACAGATAAGACACTCTGTGTTGCACAAAAGGTAGAATAACTTCCATCTGACAGTAATGGGATCCTCGCTCTAGGAAGCAAACTActatgctgtgaggaagcccccAAGCAACTACATGAAGAGGTTATATGAAGATATTCTGGGCAACAGCCCCAGCTGAGGTAACTCAGAGAGCGTCAACTGCCAGACTCGTGAGtgaggtcttctgtgtttccagtgCATGTTCAGTTACCAAGAGAATGACCACTAGGTGGGTCTGCAGACCCAACAGACTCACTATGCTCTGGGATTTTCCAGAGCTGCATTTCTTACCTGATTCTCATTAGTTCCCAGTCTAACATGAGGTGAGGGTTATGCTTCAGGTCTCCAGGTATCAATGAAATCTCATACCCTGTGTGAAATCTAAATATATGCATCTTCCCATTTTCCTAATGAACAGTCACTTGAGTTATTAGCCATAGGTCCCTTTGGATTAGGACTGGGTAATCATTACAGTATATAATACTGTGTCACGGTGTCACAGGGAACTTACGCCTAGGGATGTGGTCACCTCATCAATCAAGGAGTTCGAAGTCTGAAAATTGTCTCAGTCCTGGGAACTGGAAAAAAGGATCATTACATTAATTGGAGAAAACAACCCTCTGCCTCCTGATCAcactttcttgatttcttttgatTATATCTTAAAGCAGTATTCTTGGCTTCTCTTGTATCTGTTCTGCCCCCGGGGATCCTATTCATTTTATTAACCATCTCTGCAATTCCATGTGGGCCAAGCCATCTTGGTTCCTGCTCAATCCTTGCTGGCCATTACAAAAATGCAGTCTGCTGGCATCTGGCAGTTAAATGCCCTATCATCTGAGTGATATCAGTAGCCAAGCTCTGTAAGCACTTTTATCATCATCCCAATCCTGGAGAGGATAGCTACCACTGAACTTCTTTCTGATGCTAGATCCCTCTCACCAGCACATTTGTGATAACCTTGGTGAATAGCGTATTCTCTTTATTGACAAACACAATGCTATGGTTGACCTTCTGACCTCATAATATATCCACTCCAAGATACAAATgcccttttgccttttttttttttagtggtacgcgggcctctcactgttgtggcctctcccgttgcgcagcacaggctccggacgcgcaggctcagcggccatggctcacgggcccagccgcttcgcggcatgtgggatcgtcccgaaccgggacacgaacccgtgtcccctgcatcggtaggcggactctcaaccactgtgccaccggggaagcctcTTTTGCCTTTTAATCCCGTCCTGTCCCATCTTACAGAGCAATTCATGCATTTCATTGTTACTAAGCATGGGCCATTGCTTTTTCCAGGCTTGTAGGAGCCTGCAAGCAACAAATGTTCTAATCTTCTAATATCCTTCCAGAGTGTTATATCCCATATCCTGAGAAGGTGCTCCCAGACCAATAAACTCTCTCTTATCCTGTTTTATGTTCTAGCCCCCTTGATCAGGCATCCTCAAAATCCAGTCCTAAGGGGACTCTCACAATTTCTTCAAGTACATGCTGGATAATTCTCCCAGCTTCTTTAGGATATAGTATCTTAATTCTCAGGCTAAATGTCTTCATGGTTAGGCTTTGCTGAGACTTAAGGAagccaggagaggaggtggggcaaATTTTGAGGGGGTTCCCTATTGACTCGTAGGGGAGAAACCTCTGCAGTGTCTCCCTTCATAGTAGTTCCAGGTTTAATAGGAAGAGTGAGACATTTCTGTGATCTTTGTGGATCCAGAGAAGTCTTGTCTTCTGTCTTGTCAGGCTTTTCAGTTCATTTGGATAAATATCTCGGAGTGAAATTGCTGAGCTGTGTGATGATTCTTCGTTTAgtttcataaaaacaaaacaaacaaacaaaaatcaactgcCAAATTGTCTCccagagtgactgtaccattgttcactcccaccagcagtaaaggagagttcttgttgctctgcatccttaccagcatttgatgttgtcagtttttaaaaattttattttagccgTTCTAACAGACATATAGCAATatgtcactgtggttttaattccaATGCCTAATgcttgagcacattttcatatgCTCATTTGCCATCTAAATATGTTCTTTAGTGAAGTTTATATCTTTTGTCCAtgtaaaaaattgggttgtttgctttctaatttttgagttttaagtgttcattttatattctgaatATGAGTTCCTTATcagttgtttgcaaatattttctcagagtgTGGATTGGTTTACATTCTTATAATTATATCTTTCAGAGagtgaaagttttaaattttgataaagtcaaatttatatttctttcatgGGTTGTActtttggtgttttatctaaggctgttctttctccattgaagtGCCATTACACTTGTAAAAAATCAGCTGACTATATTTCTGCAGGTCTCCTCTTCACTTTCTGTTTAGTTCTAACGATCAGTATGTCTATCCTTTTCTCCATGCTGTGTTGTTGTAATACTGTGGAATTCcactaagttttaaaatcaagtaACGTGagtattctgattttattttttaggattgttttggctattctctTTGTTTGGTATAccataacaaattttaaaaacatcttgtgGATACCTACAAAATTTTTCTAGAGTTTTGTTAGAGATTACACTGAATTGATAGATCATATATAGGAAGATTACCACCTTATCAGTATTAAATTGTTCAATGTATGAACATGATATGTTTCTCCGTTTATCtagatctttcttttctttcatcaatgttctGTAGCTGTTGCCATGCTGAtcctgcacatattttgttaaaaatgataACTAGTTAATTCACtttcttaaaacttaaaattatgtGTTCAGACATAATTGACAAAGAATAAACTCCACAtacttaaaatgtacaatttgacAAACTTTTGATATATGTAAACACTTACAAAGCCGCCATCACAGTCAAGACAACGAACATATCGATACATTACCTGCAAAAGTTTCCTTTGCCTCtttaatttatcttctttttgtaGTATAAAAACACTTAACATGACATCTACccatttaacacatttttaattatataatacttTATTGTTAAGTATAGTTATAATGTTGTATATCAGACCTCTAGAACTTATTGCATTTTGTTAATTCACTTTTTCAAGTTATAAATATGAggttcaaaa
Encoded here:
- the LOC137230785 gene encoding LOW QUALITY PROTEIN: lysine-specific demethylase 4D-like (The sequence of the model RefSeq protein was modified relative to this genomic sequence to represent the inferred CDS: inserted 1 base in 1 codon; substituted 2 bases at 2 genomic stop codons), translating into MKAMKSKSNWAQNPSCGIMVFRPTKEEFNDFNKYIAYMESQGAHRAGLAKIIPPQDWKARETYXDIDDILIAAPLQPVISGQAGVFTQHHKKKKAMTVSEYRRLTNSETHQTPFYSDFEDLERKYWKTRPYGSPVYGADVSGSLFDENTKQWNLGHLGTIQDLLEQECGVVIEGINTPCLYFGMWKTAFAWHTEDMDLYSVDYLHFGEPKTWYVVPLEHGRRLERLARELFPGSSRGCEAFLRHKVALISPTVLKDNGIPFDRVTQEAGEFIVTFAYGYHSGFNHGFNCAEAINFASPRWIDYGKVASQCSCGEARVAFSMDAFVRILQPERYELWKRGQDWTVVDHTQPTVPSSQFLNAWREVRAPGGPALRRRHCPSRSASHRRPPVAACHGTHCRAPVDPASPPPXPAWGSCSAAQFGAAAAYSSAEPGLTPPLTAGPSAADLPLPGRYGARRRPQEEGTXDPTVRARTKRRLSLDTTLPSLDLEAQLPFAGDPLMDNPALLSPWLQHPSKPSGCCCAPDLQPLGPPLDPENAMHPGPCLPSLEGITSSVLDSLPLIPPNVPGTVRVFPRDDAGNCRAPVNLCEGLSLDQSYASRSLVPAAETSLPHTLDCDPLGLKLEAPASLESCEEFLTNAWYSICEPMTTEEFAKCDFI